A single window of Vibrio sp. HB236076 DNA harbors:
- the yejK gene encoding nucleoid-associated protein YejK: MSLNLSNVILHQLVKDEQDQLTVQFRSDALEHDEFSENLVAELHRVFHSKAGKGFGCFKEDSEFKQWLGDFRHNTLSFSEFSQHCGHRLKDELQKYPFAEQGILVLAVYQSLSTEYLFVGIIPLKHSLKVTDGLNISDTAYLDITKMDIAARIDLSTYETDSDSNRYLSYVKGRVGRKVADFFLDFLQAQVGLDPKQQNQVLMQAVSDFCEDAQLEKSESLEYKKQVFDYCNDQLKSGDEVAIKELSSELPASKDGSSFADFTQAQGYELEESFPADRATVRKLTKYVGAGGGLNISFDSLLLGERVFYDPETDTLTIKGTPPNLKDQLTR; this comes from the coding sequence ATGAGCTTAAACCTTTCTAATGTCATTCTTCATCAATTGGTTAAAGACGAGCAAGACCAATTAACCGTACAATTTCGCTCTGATGCTTTAGAGCATGATGAATTCAGTGAGAACCTTGTCGCCGAGCTACACCGAGTCTTTCACTCTAAAGCGGGTAAAGGCTTTGGTTGCTTTAAAGAAGACAGCGAGTTTAAGCAGTGGCTCGGTGATTTTCGCCACAATACATTGTCATTTTCAGAGTTTTCTCAACACTGTGGTCATCGCTTAAAAGATGAACTGCAAAAGTACCCGTTTGCTGAACAAGGCATTTTAGTGTTAGCGGTGTATCAAAGTTTATCAACGGAATACCTGTTTGTTGGCATCATTCCCCTTAAACATAGTCTAAAAGTCACCGATGGGTTAAATATCAGCGACACAGCCTATCTCGATATCACAAAAATGGACATTGCTGCGCGTATTGACCTGTCAACCTATGAGACAGACAGCGATTCGAATCGTTACCTTTCTTACGTTAAAGGGCGAGTGGGTCGTAAAGTGGCCGACTTTTTTTTGGATTTCTTGCAAGCTCAAGTTGGGCTCGATCCCAAACAGCAAAACCAAGTGCTAATGCAGGCGGTGAGTGATTTTTGTGAGGACGCTCAGCTAGAAAAAAGTGAAAGTTTGGAATACAAGAAACAAGTCTTTGATTACTGTAATGACCAATTAAAATCTGGCGATGAAGTGGCGATTAAAGAATTGTCTAGCGAGTTGCCGGCCAGTAAGGACGGCAGCAGTTTTGCAGACTTTACTCAAGCCCAAGGGTATGAGCTAGAAGAGTCTTTTCCCGCCGACCGAGCAACGGTAAGAAAGCTAACCAAATACGTTGGGGCTGGTGGTGGTCTGAACATCAGTTTTGACAGCCTTTTGTTAGGGGAAAGGGTCTTCTACGATCCAGAAACCGATACCTTGACGATTAAGGGAACACCGCCAAATTTAAAAGACCAATTGACGCGCTAA
- a CDS encoding YejL family protein: MPITSKYTDQQVEQILTEVGLVLEKHGASAELTLMIAGNLATNVLNTNVAASQRYALAEKFAQALTSSLEDK; encoded by the coding sequence ATGCCAATTACATCAAAATACACTGACCAACAAGTTGAACAAATCCTAACTGAAGTAGGTCTAGTACTTGAAAAACACGGTGCTTCTGCTGAATTAACCTTGATGATCGCCGGTAATTTAGCCACCAATGTTCTCAATACAAATGTTGCAGCTTCTCAACGCTATGCGTTAGCAGAGAAATTTGCGCAAGCGCTGACCTCTTCTTTAGAAGATAAGTAA
- a CDS encoding DUF3413 domain-containing protein, whose product MVDSEKTSYGERVSRLVGWGHWFAFFNIIAAMLIGTRYITQSPWPETALGQLYLAVSWVGHFGFLVFSLYLLVLFPLTFALPSRKLLRLFSVCFTTVGLTLLLVDTQAYQLINLHLTPVVWELLFGDTPSSISSDLQHLFVVLPLIFLVELALSEWVWRSQRKLSRKHIGRPIAAVFFLCFIASHLIYIWADAYFYNPITSQRANFPLSYPMTAKSFMEKHGLLDREEYLKRLEENKNQVELVRYPLEPLQFNRRVNKLNVMVVSINNLRADRVNPQTMPNLSAFADENLQFKHHYSSSNDQLGMFGLFYGLPTSYASSIKAQGSAPLLLTTLEDMGYKFGLFSGNAFNDELYSEVIFRHFNLAQQLQERKPSSQKGIEAWQNWLTTVKQPWFSFLEVTTVENFDRYSTHHSSMSASDKMKASYDESVTAADQRVKTIIDTLQEKELLNDTIVVFTSNHGNEFNETNTNSWGANSNYSRYQLEVPMIIHWPGRLAAQFDSKTSHLDFSVTLMQDLLGVSTKTSDYSSGRNLFNENRRNWILAGDEREIALITDSDTTVVDKFGNYKLYDQDYHRLKDDNPKLSLLMQGLTELQRFYTKSQ is encoded by the coding sequence ATGGTAGATAGTGAAAAAACCTCATATGGAGAAAGAGTGTCTCGCCTGGTAGGCTGGGGACATTGGTTTGCTTTTTTCAACATCATTGCGGCAATGCTGATCGGGACCCGATACATTACGCAATCCCCTTGGCCAGAAACGGCCCTCGGTCAGCTTTATTTGGCTGTTTCGTGGGTAGGTCACTTTGGCTTTTTGGTTTTTTCGTTGTATTTGTTAGTGCTGTTTCCGCTAACTTTTGCTCTGCCCTCGCGTAAGCTATTGAGGCTATTCTCCGTTTGTTTTACCACTGTAGGTTTAACCCTGCTACTGGTCGACACTCAAGCTTACCAGTTGATAAACCTGCATTTAACCCCTGTGGTGTGGGAGCTGTTATTTGGCGACACCCCTTCTTCTATCAGTAGTGATTTACAACATTTATTCGTTGTTTTACCGCTCATTTTTTTAGTTGAGCTGGCATTGTCAGAATGGGTGTGGCGCTCGCAACGAAAACTGTCACGAAAACACATCGGCCGGCCAATTGCTGCCGTGTTTTTCTTGTGCTTTATCGCCAGCCATCTTATTTACATTTGGGCTGATGCGTATTTTTATAACCCCATCACCAGCCAACGTGCCAATTTCCCTCTGTCCTACCCGATGACAGCCAAAAGCTTTATGGAAAAACACGGTTTATTGGACAGAGAAGAATATTTAAAGCGCCTTGAAGAAAATAAAAATCAGGTCGAACTGGTTCGCTATCCGCTGGAGCCATTGCAGTTCAATCGCCGAGTAAACAAACTCAATGTGATGGTTGTCAGTATTAACAACCTAAGAGCCGATCGCGTTAACCCGCAAACCATGCCAAACTTATCTGCCTTCGCTGATGAAAACCTTCAGTTCAAGCACCACTATAGTTCAAGTAATGATCAGCTTGGTATGTTCGGCTTGTTTTATGGCTTACCCACCAGTTATGCCAGCAGTATTAAAGCTCAGGGTTCTGCGCCGCTGTTGTTAACAACCCTTGAAGACATGGGGTATAAATTTGGTTTATTTAGTGGCAATGCCTTTAATGATGAACTCTACAGTGAAGTCATTTTCCGCCACTTTAACTTGGCTCAGCAATTACAAGAGCGCAAACCCTCTTCGCAAAAAGGTATTGAGGCATGGCAGAACTGGTTAACTACGGTGAAACAGCCTTGGTTTAGTTTTTTAGAAGTGACTACAGTCGAAAATTTTGATCGCTACAGTACGCATCATTCATCGATGTCGGCAAGTGACAAAATGAAAGCCAGTTACGATGAGTCTGTCACGGCCGCCGATCAACGTGTGAAGACCATTATTGACACCCTGCAAGAAAAAGAATTGCTCAACGATACCATTGTGGTCTTTACTTCCAACCACGGCAATGAATTTAATGAGACCAATACCAACAGTTGGGGAGCAAATTCAAATTACAGTCGTTACCAACTAGAAGTACCGATGATCATTCATTGGCCAGGGCGTTTAGCGGCTCAGTTTGACAGCAAAACCAGTCATTTGGATTTCTCAGTTACCTTGATGCAGGATCTATTGGGCGTTTCAACCAAAACCAGTGATTACAGCAGTGGCCGAAATTTATTTAACGAAAATCGTCGCAACTGGATTTTAGCTGGTGACGAGCGTGAAATTGCCCTAATCACGGATTCAGACACCACAGTCGTCGATAAATTTGGCAATTATAAGCTCTATGATCAAGACTATCATCGCCTTAAAGATGACAACCCTAAACTCAGTTTGTTGATGCAAGGGTTAACGGAACTACAACGCTTTTATACCAAGAGCCAATAA
- a CDS encoding transposase — protein sequence MTQARSSLISLSDTAYYHCISRCVRRAYLCGQDDYSGRDFEHRRVWLIERLRLLTQVFSIDICAYAIMSNHYHLVLHVDENQAKSWSDKEVVERWSVLYTLPVLVSHWLKNELMDDSELVKVSEVIAVWRQRLMDISWFMRNINEFIARQANKEDQCTGRFWEGRFKSQALLDERALLTCMAYVELNPVRAGMAKTLQDSEFTSLYERIHGKACDDDNGAGQIAELVEKPLFGFLGAQSQAKASKPDTLQGIEFSLLDYIALVEHIGQILQRDKIGYLCSKAPCLLKKLGLYNEQCHRFCAQFGRHFSCAVGGVDELREYAKNTDRN from the coding sequence ATGACTCAAGCGCGTTCATCACTTATTTCATTGTCAGATACCGCTTATTACCATTGTATTTCCCGATGTGTGAGAAGGGCTTATTTGTGTGGGCAAGACGACTATAGCGGTCGTGATTTTGAGCATCGCCGAGTTTGGTTGATCGAACGACTTCGCTTATTAACACAAGTTTTTTCGATTGATATCTGTGCCTACGCAATCATGTCTAATCACTATCATTTGGTACTTCATGTCGATGAAAACCAAGCGAAAAGTTGGTCTGATAAAGAGGTTGTTGAGCGCTGGAGTGTTCTTTATACATTGCCCGTCTTGGTGTCACATTGGTTAAAAAATGAATTGATGGATGACTCAGAACTCGTAAAAGTATCTGAGGTCATAGCAGTATGGCGACAGCGGTTGATGGATATTTCCTGGTTTATGCGCAATATTAACGAATTTATCGCTCGTCAAGCTAACAAAGAAGATCAGTGTACTGGGCGGTTTTGGGAGGGGCGATTTAAATCTCAAGCCTTGTTGGATGAACGCGCACTACTTACATGTATGGCGTATGTCGAACTTAACCCCGTCCGAGCGGGCATGGCGAAGACATTGCAAGACTCTGAATTTACTTCTCTCTACGAACGTATTCATGGTAAAGCCTGTGATGATGATAATGGGGCGGGGCAAATCGCTGAACTTGTTGAGAAGCCTTTGTTTGGTTTTTTAGGTGCTCAGTCTCAAGCAAAAGCAAGTAAACCAGACACGTTACAGGGTATTGAATTTTCATTGTTAGATTATATCGCCTTGGTTGAGCACATAGGCCAGATTCTTCAGCGAGATAAAATCGGATATCTCTGCTCAAAAGCCCCCTGCCTTCTTAAGAAATTAGGGTTGTATAATGAGCAATGTCATCGTTTTTGTGCTCAGTTTGGTAGACACTTTAGCTGTGCGGTTGGCGGAGTAGATGAACTCAGAGAGTATGCAAAGAATACCGATCGTAACTAG
- a CDS encoding methyl-accepting chemotaxis protein, producing the protein MILKSHQMSLSYQEKHWLPWFGNSNKLSLLKSCYLNKKIYPAIEKTFESIAATRVKLLDAWVNNQWSQLHVLLEQVEQQFPFIEQDYLLERKKRVADVSEYFVIDQQGKVLNSTHSSRINKTDLPDKAVQLGLSDAFLHGPYVDPETLTIGPSSSTFHDAVTLMFYLPIKKNGESVGAVCARIPNDVLGDIIQREAGHIFKESGDNYLFMVDAQFDKTILPGTALSRSRFEDDTFSHGDNLKSGVLTPWGDVTIKDHTELEIRFTDPATKELHPGVRETIKQGQNLFVTYPGYSDYRHIPVIGKGVTFKLKGCPDTWGIMCEADLEEVYRRRSINLTLTKHFLAAASFPLLITAGLHSYTNWSPLLIGMAALTGLSLSSILFNQLSTKKISTNLNKMTDVVQTIAEGEGNLTQRLDDHFPNDEIGDLSRWMNSFIDNLDSTIGNVITASGNVKRSNDFMIRTNDEAHQASQYLDGAVESMLTVFQQQMEQVNTASQTAQSLKDTMDNVVAQTRARLKEAKVGTQEIRDVVRTSANSVQSLNEKTNEIAGIITTISDITNQTNLLALNAAIEAARAGEHGRGFSVVADEVRNLASKTALAAEEIRTMLENIQLETRQAVNFMEQGAEEVDKNLQASEQSNSSDEQLYQLVESIFNTMLGMNESNKTNANTVQEMGAATEQMRRSIRALQHRASRMGLSALKLNSLIDQFQVSSKAS; encoded by the coding sequence ATGATTTTAAAAAGCCATCAGATGTCGCTTTCCTATCAAGAAAAACATTGGTTGCCTTGGTTTGGAAACTCAAACAAACTTTCTTTATTGAAATCGTGTTACTTAAATAAAAAAATCTATCCCGCCATAGAAAAAACCTTTGAAAGTATCGCCGCTACACGCGTTAAATTGCTTGATGCTTGGGTAAATAATCAATGGTCACAATTACATGTCCTTTTAGAGCAAGTAGAGCAACAGTTCCCGTTCATTGAGCAAGATTATTTACTTGAAAGAAAAAAACGTGTTGCCGATGTATCAGAATATTTTGTTATTGACCAACAAGGAAAAGTTCTCAACTCAACTCACTCATCACGCATCAACAAAACCGATTTGCCTGATAAGGCTGTTCAATTAGGCCTTAGCGATGCGTTCTTACACGGGCCTTATGTCGATCCAGAAACATTAACCATCGGCCCGTCAAGCTCAACATTTCACGACGCTGTCACCCTCATGTTTTACTTGCCAATCAAAAAAAATGGCGAGAGTGTCGGAGCAGTCTGTGCTCGAATACCTAATGATGTACTTGGTGACATAATTCAAAGAGAAGCAGGACACATCTTTAAAGAATCGGGGGATAATTACTTATTTATGGTCGATGCCCAATTCGATAAGACAATATTACCTGGTACCGCCCTTTCCCGCTCTCGCTTCGAAGATGACACTTTTAGTCATGGTGATAACCTCAAAAGTGGTGTCCTAACACCATGGGGAGACGTTACAATAAAAGATCACACTGAACTTGAAATTCGCTTTACCGATCCTGCAACTAAAGAACTGCATCCAGGGGTACGAGAGACCATCAAGCAAGGGCAAAACCTATTTGTCACTTACCCAGGTTATTCAGACTACCGTCACATTCCTGTTATCGGTAAGGGGGTGACATTTAAGTTGAAGGGTTGCCCTGACACTTGGGGGATCATGTGTGAAGCGGATCTCGAAGAAGTTTACCGCCGCCGCTCAATCAATTTAACGCTAACCAAACACTTTTTAGCCGCGGCCAGTTTTCCTCTTCTTATTACAGCTGGCTTACATAGTTACACTAACTGGTCGCCTTTATTAATCGGAATGGCAGCCTTAACAGGGTTATCATTGAGCAGCATTTTATTTAACCAATTGAGTACAAAAAAAATAAGTACAAACCTAAATAAAATGACCGATGTAGTGCAAACCATCGCTGAAGGTGAAGGTAACTTAACCCAAAGGCTGGATGATCATTTTCCCAATGATGAAATCGGTGATCTCAGTCGATGGATGAACAGTTTTATTGACAACTTAGATAGCACCATTGGCAATGTCATCACGGCCAGTGGTAATGTGAAGCGCTCTAATGATTTTATGATCCGCACCAATGATGAGGCGCACCAGGCATCACAATATCTCGACGGCGCAGTTGAAAGCATGCTCACCGTCTTTCAACAGCAGATGGAACAAGTCAATACCGCATCACAAACAGCTCAATCACTTAAAGACACTATGGATAATGTTGTCGCCCAAACAAGAGCAAGGCTCAAAGAAGCCAAAGTAGGAACTCAAGAGATCCGTGATGTGGTTCGCACCAGTGCCAACTCGGTACAATCTCTCAATGAGAAGACCAATGAAATTGCCGGTATTATCACCACTATTTCAGACATAACCAATCAAACGAATTTATTGGCTCTAAATGCCGCGATCGAAGCCGCCAGAGCGGGCGAACACGGACGTGGGTTTTCCGTTGTCGCAGATGAAGTACGCAACCTTGCATCAAAAACGGCGCTTGCTGCCGAGGAGATTCGTACCATGTTAGAAAATATCCAACTTGAAACACGTCAAGCAGTGAATTTTATGGAGCAAGGCGCCGAAGAAGTGGATAAAAATTTACAGGCGAGTGAACAATCTAATTCAAGTGATGAACAGCTTTATCAATTAGTCGAGTCCATTTTTAATACCATGCTCGGAATGAATGAAAGCAACAAAACCAATGCTAACACAGTACAAGAAATGGGCGCTGCCACTGAGCAAATGCGCCGTTCCATTCGCGCTTTGCAACATCGCGCCTCTCGTATGGGTCTGTCGGCGCTAAAGCTCAATTCTCTAATCGATCAATTTCAAGTCTCATCCAAAGCCAGCTAA
- a CDS encoding cupin domain-containing protein yields MQINTDFSLTATLKDDQYQWVPSPQAGVERVMLDRIGDEKARATSIVRYATNSEFPTHFHPGGEEILVLSGTFSDQSGDFPKGWYLRNPPGTSHAPSSIDGATIFVKLWQMQDSNSTTVGIDTQDQSNWTHDKGRAICPLYQDNQETTSLQRLTDGETLFNCQATQPMCEIFVLSGSVIFNHIEYPKGSWLRLASSEQQIVKAGKLGATVYIKVGNPHLTDDYQKPFQN; encoded by the coding sequence ATGCAAATCAATACCGACTTTTCGCTTACCGCAACACTCAAAGACGACCAATACCAGTGGGTGCCTTCGCCACAAGCTGGGGTTGAGCGCGTAATGCTAGATAGAATTGGTGATGAAAAAGCTAGGGCAACGAGCATTGTTCGTTACGCCACAAACTCCGAATTTCCAACGCATTTCCACCCAGGAGGAGAAGAGATCTTAGTCTTATCTGGAACATTTTCAGATCAATCCGGTGACTTCCCCAAAGGCTGGTATTTAAGAAATCCCCCTGGTACTTCCCATGCACCAAGTAGCATTGATGGAGCGACAATTTTCGTTAAACTATGGCAAATGCAGGACAGTAATAGCACCACCGTAGGCATTGATACTCAAGACCAAAGCAACTGGACGCATGACAAGGGGCGTGCAATTTGCCCTCTCTACCAAGATAATCAAGAAACCACTTCATTACAGCGTCTTACTGACGGCGAAACCTTGTTTAACTGTCAAGCAACACAGCCAATGTGTGAGATCTTTGTTTTATCAGGTAGTGTTATTTTCAATCACATTGAGTATCCAAAAGGGAGCTGGTTACGTTTGGCCAGCAGCGAGCAACAAATCGTTAAAGCGGGAAAACTAGGCGCGACAGTATATATAAAAGTAGGTAACCCTCACCTAACCGATGATTATCAAAAACCATTTCAAAATTAA
- a CDS encoding MFS transporter, with the protein MTSQESSSANNADDVISPKQYRSNLWRLTLAQALSGASAVIVFATGAIVGHDLAPSAVLATLPISVFVVGMAACVFPTGEIARCYGRRTAFVVGSLVGVLTGLLAMAAVLLGSFWLFCLATFFGGAYASVVMSFRFAATDGLPAKKRPQALSLVMAGGIVAGVIGPQLVTHTMQLWPSQRFAATFLAQALVALLAGGILFGVDSPKPLKQHVVMSRPLAEIALQPRFICAVICGAASYTIMNFLMTAAPLAMHLHGHSQASANSGIQWHVIAMYAPSFFTGKLISRFGATAISALGIVLTGVSAIVGLLGNDVGHFWGLLILLGVGWNFGFLGASALVLECHQPEEKNRVQSLNDFIIFALMAIGSFSSGGLLSAYGWHSVLLVSLVPLVIAIVTLKLASGRA; encoded by the coding sequence ATGACAAGTCAGGAATCCTCGTCGGCGAACAATGCCGATGACGTTATCTCCCCAAAGCAGTATCGGTCGAACTTATGGCGTTTGACATTGGCGCAAGCTTTATCTGGTGCCAGTGCGGTGATCGTGTTTGCCACCGGGGCCATTGTTGGTCATGATTTGGCGCCTTCTGCCGTATTGGCAACGCTGCCTATTTCTGTTTTCGTCGTTGGTATGGCGGCATGCGTTTTCCCTACAGGAGAGATTGCACGTTGCTATGGCCGCCGAACCGCGTTTGTGGTTGGCTCTTTGGTTGGGGTATTAACGGGATTATTGGCAATGGCGGCAGTGTTGCTAGGCTCGTTTTGGCTATTTTGTTTGGCGACGTTTTTTGGCGGTGCGTATGCATCGGTGGTGATGTCATTTCGATTTGCAGCGACCGATGGTTTACCTGCTAAAAAGCGTCCTCAAGCTTTGTCACTTGTGATGGCGGGCGGTATTGTGGCGGGTGTGATTGGCCCACAATTGGTCACTCATACCATGCAGCTGTGGCCATCACAGAGGTTTGCCGCGACGTTTTTGGCTCAAGCACTTGTCGCCTTGTTGGCGGGAGGGATTTTGTTTGGTGTTGACTCGCCAAAACCACTCAAACAGCATGTGGTGATGAGTCGTCCTTTGGCGGAAATTGCTTTACAGCCTCGATTTATTTGTGCGGTGATTTGTGGCGCGGCGTCTTACACTATTATGAACTTTTTGATGACGGCAGCGCCATTGGCGATGCATCTTCATGGCCATAGTCAAGCGTCTGCGAATTCAGGCATTCAATGGCATGTGATTGCCATGTACGCGCCGAGCTTTTTTACCGGAAAATTGATCAGTCGTTTTGGCGCCACCGCAATATCAGCATTGGGAATTGTGTTGACCGGAGTTTCAGCAATCGTTGGCTTATTGGGTAACGACGTTGGGCACTTTTGGGGTCTGCTGATTTTGCTCGGGGTAGGTTGGAACTTTGGCTTTTTAGGGGCTTCTGCGCTGGTGTTGGAATGCCACCAACCAGAAGAGAAGAACCGAGTGCAATCGTTAAATGATTTTATTATTTTTGCTTTGATGGCGATAGGGTCGTTTTCGTCTGGTGGTTTGTTAAGTGCTTATGGTTGGCATTCGGTGTTGTTGGTGTCGTTAGTCCCTCTTGTGATTGCCATTGTGACCCTAAAATTGGCAAGCGGCAGAGCGTAA
- a CDS encoding ABC transporter transmembrane domain-containing protein, producing the protein MKRQNSSLSILFKLQRFIAPYQWRVAAALFALMATASLTLSVGYGVRMLIDEGFSQQSLPELTSAIEFIMLVILLIAVGTFFRFYLVSSVGERVSADIRLAVFNHVITLHPSYFETHSSGDIMARLTTDTTLLQSIIGSSFSMAMRSALMCLGAIVMLFATNIKLTMIVLVAVPFVLVPILVYGRKVRALSRLSQDSMADVGRYAGEAIEHIKTVQSFGAQHNEKKAFEHHVEHAFELGKKRVKQRAILITGVIVIVFTAIAGMLWVGGRDVILGAMSAGELGSFVFYAIMAATSMATISEVLGELQRAAGATERLIEILEVKSDIKGPSEPLSISEFEAEIAFEQIDFNYPSRPGQPAIRQLTLRAQKGQVLALVGPSGAGKTTLFELLQRFYDPLHGQVLYGGQDIRQFSPCDLRDQMAIVPQQPALFSQDVMHNIRYGNPEASDEQVIVAAKKAHAHEFIEKLPQGYHSFLGERGVRLSGGQKQRIAIARAILKDPKVLLLDEATSALDSESEYYVQQALEALMRGRTTLIIAHRLSTIQHADKIAVLEEGELVDVGTHLTLLQSCELYQRLVSLQFSAQNK; encoded by the coding sequence ATGAAACGGCAAAATAGTAGCCTCAGTATTCTTTTTAAACTTCAACGTTTTATTGCGCCTTATCAATGGCGTGTGGCGGCGGCGTTGTTCGCACTGATGGCCACAGCGAGTCTGACTTTATCCGTGGGTTATGGCGTCCGAATGCTGATCGATGAAGGTTTTTCACAGCAATCCTTGCCAGAGCTCACCAGTGCAATTGAATTTATTATGCTGGTCATTTTATTGATTGCCGTCGGGACCTTTTTTCGCTTTTATTTGGTCTCTTCGGTTGGAGAGCGAGTGAGCGCAGACATTCGCCTAGCGGTGTTTAATCATGTGATTACCTTGCATCCGAGTTATTTTGAAACCCACAGCAGCGGCGATATTATGGCGCGGCTGACCACGGATACGACCTTGTTGCAAAGTATTATCGGCTCGTCCTTTTCAATGGCAATGCGCAGCGCTTTGATGTGCCTGGGCGCCATTGTTATGCTGTTCGCCACCAATATCAAACTGACGATGATCGTGTTGGTTGCCGTGCCGTTTGTGTTAGTGCCGATTTTGGTTTACGGGCGAAAAGTTCGCGCGCTGTCGCGTTTGAGCCAGGACTCGATGGCGGATGTGGGACGCTATGCGGGAGAAGCGATTGAACACATCAAAACCGTGCAAAGTTTTGGCGCCCAACACAATGAAAAAAAAGCCTTTGAACACCATGTTGAACACGCGTTTGAGCTGGGAAAAAAACGGGTTAAACAGCGGGCGATTTTAATCACTGGGGTGATTGTTATTGTGTTTACTGCTATTGCCGGCATGTTGTGGGTTGGCGGTCGAGATGTCATTTTGGGGGCGATGTCTGCGGGAGAATTGGGCTCGTTTGTCTTTTATGCCATTATGGCGGCCACATCGATGGCGACCATTTCTGAGGTGCTGGGTGAATTACAACGCGCGGCGGGTGCGACGGAAAGGTTGATTGAAATACTCGAGGTAAAAAGTGATATCAAAGGGCCAAGTGAGCCTTTATCAATAAGTGAATTCGAGGCTGAGATAGCGTTTGAACAGATTGATTTTAACTACCCTTCACGGCCAGGCCAGCCAGCGATCAGACAACTCACACTACGGGCACAAAAAGGTCAGGTACTTGCTTTGGTTGGACCGTCTGGCGCTGGGAAAACCACCCTGTTTGAATTATTGCAGCGTTTTTATGATCCTTTGCATGGGCAGGTGCTCTATGGCGGCCAAGATATTCGCCAATTCTCGCCTTGCGATCTCCGAGACCAAATGGCCATCGTGCCACAACAACCGGCTTTGTTTAGCCAAGATGTGATGCACAACATTCGCTATGGCAACCCAGAAGCGAGCGATGAGCAAGTGATTGTCGCTGCCAAAAAAGCCCATGCTCATGAGTTTATTGAAAAGCTGCCTCAAGGTTATCATAGCTTTTTAGGCGAGCGAGGCGTTCGCCTTTCTGGTGGTCAAAAGCAGCGCATTGCCATTGCGCGCGCGATTTTAAAAGACCCTAAGGTGCTATTGCTCGATGAGGCAACCAGTGCTCTAGACAGTGAAAGTGAATACTATGTGCAACAAGCCCTCGAGGCGCTCATGCGAGGGCGTACGACGCTGATCATTGCTCATCGTTTGTCGACAATTCAACACGCCGATAAGATAGCAGTGCTCGAGGAGGGCGAGTTGGTTGATGTCGGTACACACCTCACCTTATTGCAAAGCTGCGAACTTTATCAAAGGTTAGTGTCCTTGCAGTTTTCTGCTCAAAATAAATGA
- a CDS encoding DUF2946 family protein yields MPYIHPNDDRFLRAASLLALLTIAFIYIAPLVSFYQSGYLHSSSVPISHSQHTHHRHHSHNSSLKQNWCDYCAFWAHLSADVPFNITPIHCQLVLLHLIGKALPRARMSRRLITHFARAPPVKQATLKAGESRHYSLLT; encoded by the coding sequence ATGCCATATATTCACCCCAATGACGATAGGTTTTTGCGTGCAGCTAGCTTGCTGGCTTTGCTCACCATTGCCTTTATCTATATTGCGCCGCTGGTTTCTTTCTATCAATCGGGCTATTTACATTCGTCTTCTGTGCCCATTTCACACAGTCAACATACGCACCATCGACACCACTCTCATAATTCATCATTGAAGCAAAATTGGTGTGATTACTGCGCTTTTTGGGCGCATTTGAGTGCTGACGTCCCCTTCAACATAACTCCAATTCACTGCCAATTGGTCTTGCTCCATCTTATTGGAAAAGCCTTACCTCGAGCGCGAATGAGTCGCAGGCTGATAACCCACTTTGCTCGCGCGCCACCCGTTAAGCAGGCAACTCTAAAAGCTGGCGAATCTCGTCATTACTCTTTACTGACTTAA